From Penicillium psychrofluorescens genome assembly, chromosome: 1, one genomic window encodes:
- a CDS encoding uncharacterized protein (ID:PFLUO_002203-T1.cds;~source:funannotate) — protein MPLQGTPLITMITIASSCGFLLFGYDNGVFSGIVVLPWFLHTFNNPSSQLLGTVSAMYNIGGFLGSLTAFFIGAPLGRRRTILTGLLVCTIGAIVQCLSIHLAELVAGRIVCGLGVGIMTSTVGLWQAEVVPPRSRGAYLTLQLLGGSATGLFLAQWINYGFHSVTTRVAFVFPLAFQLVFMMISTILIMFLPESPRWLVKKGRRNEALAVLRRLHDESAEFRLAQIEQAVALELRSAGSSYRSLITMGPTQNLRRLGLACGTMIMHQLGGINSVTYYMPTLLETFMGASHTKSLWIAGLSSLTSMVCALVPVFTIDRVGRRIFLWGGAVWQLVMFVIISVILAKAEAPSASPSSENTLGITAVVMFFLFYGGNAMTWLGPSWAYPTEILPLQIREKGLALGNICYWLFQFMIVEVTPVAITNIKYRFYIVLAVLNTFNAVVVYFWFPETKGLSLEEIDFYFAEKYGFQEAQELGQLSKTATEEVEDVRST, from the coding sequence ATGCCGCTTCAGGGGACCCCCCTGATCACCATGATCACAATCGCCTCGTCGTGCGGCTTCCTCCTGTTTGGTTACGACAATGGCGTCTTCTCCGGCATCGTCGTGCTCCCCTGGTTCCTGCATACGTTCAACAACCCAAGCTCTCAGCTGCTCGGCACCGTGAGCGCCATGTATAACATTGGAGGCTTCCTGGGCAGCCTGACGGCTTTCTTCATCGGGGCACCGCTGGGCCGCCGCCGGACCATCCTCACAGGTCTACTGGTCTGTACCATCGGTGCGATTGTCCAGTGTCTCTCCATTCATCTAGCCGAGTTGGTGGCCGGCCGGATTGTTTGCGGACTGGGAGTGGGGATCATGACTTCTACCGTCGGTCTGTGGCAGGCAGAGGTTGTCCCTCCGCGGTCGCGCGGCGCGTACCTGACACTACAGCTCCTGGGGGGTAGCGCGACAGGTCTGTTTCTTGCGCAGTGGATCAACTACGGCTTTCACTCCGTGACTACGCGGGTCGCTTTCGTGTTCCCCCTTGCCTTTCAATTGGTGTTTATGATGATATCCACGATCTTGATTATGTTCCTTCCCGAATCCCCACGCTGgctggtgaagaagggcCGCCGCAACGAGGCCCTCGCCGTTCTTCGCCGTCTGCATGATGAGTCCGCTGAATTCCGCCTCGCGCAGATCGAACAGGCTGTTGCCCTCGAGCTGCGCAGCGCAGGATCTTCATACAGGTCTCTGATTACCATGGGTCCTACGCAGAATTTGCGCCGTCTAGGACTCGCCTGCGGGACGATGATCATGCACCAGCTTGGCGGCATCAACTCGGTTACATATTACATGCCAACACTTCTTGAGACGTTCATGGGAGCTTCCCACACAAAATCCCTTTGGATCGCTGGGCTGAGCTCCCTGACCTCCATGGTGTGCGCTCTTGTGCCTGTCTTCACCATCGATCGCGTTGGCCGTCGGATCTTCCTTTGGGGTGGGGCCGTCTGGCAACTCGTCATGTTCGTGATTATCTCGGTCATCCTGGCAAAGGCCGAAGCTCCATCCGCCTCTCCGTCTTCCGAGAACACCCTTGGCATCACCGCTGTTGTGATGTTCTTCCTATTCTACGGTGGAAATGCCATGACCTGGCTGGGTCCATCGTGGGCGTATCCGACTGAAATTCTGCCTTTGCAGATCCGTGAAAAGGGTCTCGCACTGGGGAACATCTGCTACTGGCTTTTCCAGTTTATGATCGTGGAAGTCACGCCCGTCGCGATTACGAACATCAAATATCGGTTCTACATCGTCTTGGCCGTTCTCAACACTTTCAACGCTGTGGTCGTTTATTTCTGGTTCCCGGAGACAAAAGGATTGTCTCTCGAAGAGATCGACTTTTATTTCGCAGAGAAGTATGGATTTCAAGAAGCGCAGGAGCTAGGACAGTTGTCAAAGACCGCTACGGAGGAGGTCGAAGACGTACGCAGCACCTGA
- a CDS encoding uncharacterized protein (ID:PFLUO_002202-T1.cds;~source:funannotate), giving the protein MTQLPDPAEALPSHRELFYGGEWHAPRQRQYRETLNPGNGSVITSVAEADPQDVDAAVQAAAEAYPAWRSTAPAQRAGYLRKAAELIRKHAAELAMIDALNTGNPIAEMLSDANVAAANLDYFAGLIPMIKGETIPRESDQFHYTLREPLGVVARIVAYNHPVMFAGGKMAAPLAAGNTVIVKPPEQAPLSCLRLAEILADVFPPGVLNILPGSVPCGQSLSTHPLVKKITLIGSVPTGKAIQRAAADTLKPTLFELGGKNALLAFPDADIGRLVDGITRGMNFTWAGQSCGSTSRVFLHELHHDEVVLRVLERVQAMYKPGVPTDMATTMGPVISKVAQERVLSFIASGKQEGAHLALGGVVPSNNPAIEGGYFVEPTVFTNVQPHMRIAREEIFGPVMSVFKWKDEAEVLRQVNDTTYGLTAAVYTQNMTTAQRTVAQIEAGFIWVNQVGRHFLGVPFGGVKESGTGREEGLDELLSFTQTKSVNLNLA; this is encoded by the coding sequence ATGACCCAGCTTCCCGATCCAGCAGAAGCCCTCCCGAGCCATCGCGAGCTGTTCTATGGCGGCGAATGGCACGCGCCACGCCAGCGGCAGTATCGAGAGACACTCAATCCCGGCAATGGTAGCGTCATCACCTCCGTCGCCGAGGCTGATCCTCAAGATGTCGACGCAGCCGTTCAAGCGGCCGCGGAGGCCTATCCAGCCTGGCGATCCACCGCGCCGGCGCAACGAGCAGGATACCTACGCAAGGCGGCCGAGCTGATCCGAAAACATGCCGCGGAGCTGGCTATGATTGATGCCCTCAACACCGGCAACCCCATCGCGGAGATGCTCAGCGATGCCAACGTGGCTGCGGCCAACCTCGACTATTTCGCTGGCCTGATCCCGATGATCAAGGGCGAGACGATTCCTCGCGAGAGCGATCAGTTCCATTACACCCTGCGCGAGCCCTTGGGCGTTGTCGCCCGCATTGTCGCGTACAATCACCCGGTGATGTTTGCCGGCGGCAAGATGGCTGCTCCGTTGGCGGCGGGCAACACCGTTATCGTCAAACCGCCGGAACAGGCGCCCTTGTCGTGTCTGCGGCTGGCAGAGATCCTCGCCGATGTATTCCCACCGGGTGTCCTAAATATTCTGCCCGGCAGTGTCCCTTGTGGCCAGTCGCTATCCACGCACCCGCTCGTGAAGAAGATCACGTTGATTGGCAGCGTGCCAACGGGCAAGGCCATCCAGCGTGCTGCTGCCGACACCCTCAAGCCCACGCTGTTCGAGTTGGGTGGGAAGAACGCTCTTTTGGCATTTCCCGACGCAGATATCGGCCGGCTCGTCGATGGCATCACTCGCGGGATGAACTTCACCTGGGCTGGGCAGTCGTGTGGCTCGACTTCCCGCGTCTTCTTGCACGAATTGCACCATGACGAGGTTGTTCTGCGCGTATTAGAACGTGTCCAGGCAATGTACAAGCCAGGAGTTCCGACCGACATGGCGACAACAATGGGCCCCGTGATCAGCAAGGTCGCCCAGGAACGTGTTCTGAGCTTCATTGCCAGTGGGAAGCAGGAGGGGGCCCATCTCGCTCTCGGAGGTGTCGTGCCCAGCAACAACCCAGCGATCGAGGGCGGATACTTTGTCGAGCCGACCGTTTTCACCAATGTCCAGCCACACATGCGTATTgcgcgcgaggagatctttgggCCGGTCATGTCGGTATTTAAGTGGAaggacgaggcggaggttCTGCGCCAGGTCAACGACACGACGTACGGCCTGACCGCGGCGGTGTATACACAAAACATGACCACCGCTCAGCGGACCGTGGCACAGATTGAGGCCGGGTTTATCTGGGTCAACCAAGTCGGTCGACACTTCCTGGGCGTGCCGTTTGGGGGGGTTAAGGAGTCCGGCacggggagagaggaagggctGGACGAGCTGCTATCATTTACGCAAACCAAGAGCGTAAATCTCAACCTAGCGTGA
- a CDS encoding uncharacterized protein (ID:PFLUO_002204-T1.cds;~source:funannotate) → MSNLISDRPSRPANVDLQWNSDAIVEQLSRLGLKYIALVPGSSYRGVHDSLVNYKDNTNPQILMCLHEEHTVAIAHGYAKVTDKPMAAAVHANVGLMHATMAVYNAFCDRVPVVILGATGPLDAAQRRPWIDWVHTAGDQGALIRPFIKFDDQPHSVPAAIATLVRATGLATQKPRAPVYVCLDVTLQEEKLANPDSVRFPTTERYLNLSTPGAAADDVRKVHARLVQSRNPLFLLGRLDRTQQGWRERIQLAERYEARVLTDLKQAAAFPTQHRLHASAPAVFNTPRTCELIRQADVIISFEWVDLAGTLQAAYPPGEEPTAQVVHISLDSALHNGWSKDHFGHPPVDHSITADADKIISILLQTDSVSPVTREWTDPPPLPASVLADDEEIYMSHLAQALYSTVSPDDMCIIRIPLGWKGSDMRATHPLAYLGQDGGGGVASGPGQAVGSALALKDSDLLPVAILGDGDFLMGGSALWTAARYDLPLLVIVANNASFFNDEVHQERVARARSRPVENKWIGIRIDDPLPDLSQNAASLGATVVGGQVQRRGELGQTLRRAVDEVRRKRTVVVVDVQVRPDGYSAALEKAD, encoded by the coding sequence ATGTCCAATTTGATTTCCGATCGGCCATCTCGACCGGCCAACGTTGATCTGCAGTGGAACAGCGATGCGATCGTGGAGCAACTCTCCCGATTGGGCCTGAAATACATCGCACTGGTGCCCGGCTCAAGTTACCGCGGCGTGCACGACAGCTTGGTGAATTACAAAGACAACACGAACCCGCAGATTCTAATGTGCCTGCATGAAGAGCACACAGTCGCAATCGCCCATGGGTACGCCAAGGTGACCGACAAGCCGATGGCGGCAGCGGTCCACGCGAACGTCGGACTGATGCATGCGACGATGGCGGTGTACAACGCCTTCTGCGACCGGGTGCCCGTGGTGATACTCGGGGCCACAGGGCCGCTAGACGCGGCGCAGCGCCGCCCGTGGATCGACTGGGTGCATACGGCCGGGGATCAAGGGGCCCTGATCCGGCCATTCATCAAGTTTGACGACCAGCCACACTCGGTACCGGCCGCGATCGCGACTCTCGTCCGTGCGACGGGACTGGCAACACAAAAACCCCGTGCCCCGGTGTATGTGTGCCTGGATGTGACTTTGCAGGAGGAAAAGCTGGCGAATCCGGACTCGGTGCGCTTCCCGACCACAGAGCGGTATCTGAACCTCTCGACGCCCGGAGCAGCGGCGGATGATGTACGGAAGGTCCACGCACGACTGGTGCAGTCCCGCAACCCGCTCTTCCTGCTCGGCCGTCTCGACCGGACACAGCAGGGGTGGCGCGAGCGCATCCAGTTGGCCGAACGGTACGAGGCCCGGGTGCTCACAGATCTGAAGCAGGCCGCCGCTTTCCCGACGCAGCATCGCCTACATGCCAGCGCCCCCGCCGTGTTCAACACGCCGCGGACGTGCGAGCTGATCCGCCAAGCGGACGTGATCATCTCCTTCGAATGGGTCGATCTCGCGGGGACGCTGCAGGCCGCGTACCCACCGGGAGAGGAACCAACGGCCCAGGTTGTCCATATCAGCCTCGACTCGGCGCTGCACAACGGCTGGTCCAAGGACCACTTCGGTCATCCCCCGGTGGACCACTCAATCACAGCAGATGCAGACAAGATCATCTCCATTTTGCTTCAAACCGATTCAGTGTCACCTGTCACCCGAGAATGGACGGatccccctcctctccctgCATCAGtcctggccgacgacgaggagatctACATGAGCCACCTCGCCCAGGCGCTGTATTCGACCGTGAGCCCCGATGATATGTGTATTATTCGGATCCCGCTCGGCTGGAAAGGCAGCGACATGCGCGCGACGCACCCTCTGGCCTACCTGGGCCAGGATGGGGGTGGCGGCGTGGCCTCCGGCCCCGGACAAGCTGTCGGATCCGCACTGGCATTGAAAGACAGCGATCTGCTGCCCGTGGCGATCCTGGGCGACGGCGATTTTCTGATGGGTGGATCTGCGCTGTGGACGGCGGCACGATACGACCTGCCCCTGCTGGTGATCGTGGCCAACAACGCGtccttcttcaacgacgaAGTTCACCAGGAACGCGTGGCCCGGGCCCGCAGCCGGCCTGTCGAAAATAAGTGGATTGGGATCCGGATCGATGACCCTCTACCGGATCTGAGCCAGAACGCGGCCTCGCTGGGGGCGACCGTGGTGGGCGGGCAGGTGCAGCGGCGGGGGGAGCTGGGCCAGACGCTGCGACGGgcggtggacgaggtgagGCGAAAGCGCACAGTGGTGGTTGTCGATGTGCAGGTGCGGCCGGATGGGTATTCGGCGGcgttggagaaggcggaCTAG
- a CDS encoding uncharacterized protein (ID:PFLUO_002201-T1.cds;~source:funannotate) yields MPGGSTSHAPGLVFQTNSSKTMTQLARYTVEKLQSLEKDGQNCFNQVGGLEVATTPARLEELKRKHGYATSWGIEAHLIDAEKCISMYPFLNKDLVLGGLHIPSDGLALAARATQLLIERTSKAGVRYLGSTPVTGIERKKRCVTGVKTPNGTIPADIIVSCAGFWGVEVGAMVDLPVPLLPLAHQYAKTTKVPALSGREINSLPSGLNASLPILRYQDQDLYYREHGDQYGIGYYGHRPMPVNAALLGATSHHVDEYNMPSRLEFTQHDFDTAWKLSQNLLPALRETEIADAFNGIFSFTPDGGPLVGQAPNVDGFYVAEAVWVTHSAGVARSVAQILTTGQSEIDVSECELSRFEEVQLSQEYVRETSQQNFVEIYDIIHPLQPRKSPRNLRVSPFYAQQRDLGAFFLEAAAWERPYWYEANATLVKHLPSNWQPVARDSWSAQYHSPIASAEAWKTRHAVAMYDMTSFHRFEVSGPEAVHLLQRLTTSDITTKPGTITYTLLLNNNGGIRSDIFVSRLNENLFWVGANTAIDLAYLVQQARYQEQRTKSGWVRVRDITGSTCCLGLWGPRARDVIRVVSSDDLSNKALPYFSIKEATIAGIPVTMMRKSYVGELGWEIHASTEYGQRLWDSLWQAGKPHGLVAAGRAAFNALRLEKGYRTWGTDMTTEHDPFEAGIDFAIKADKEEDYIGKAALISRAKQTPSRRLRCLTINDGSSAVLGKEPVYYQSKSVGYVTSAGFGYTIRRPVAYAWLPSRVAEGEPVEIEYFGRRIQATVTAEPLYDPKMNRLYDGSPAIAPQSQYQLRSRL; encoded by the coding sequence ATGCCGGGTGGCTCGACATCGCACGCGCCTGGCCTTGTTTTCCAGACAAATTCATCCAAGACTATGACACAGCTTGCACGCTACACAGTTGAAAAATTGCAGTCGCTCGAGAAAGATGGCCAGAATTGCTTCAATCAGGTGGGCGGTCTCGAAGTGGCGACTACGCCTGCACGACTCGAGGAGCTCAAACGCAAACACGGCTATGCTACCTCGTGGGGAATCGAAGCGCACCTCATAGACGCCGAGAAATGCATTAGCATGTACCCTTTCCTCAACAAAGATCTCGTGCTCGGCGGCCTCCACATACCCAGCGACGGGTTAGCCTTAGCTGCTCGCGCGACACAGTTGCTCATCGAACGCACTAGTAAAGCTGGCGTCCGATATCTTGGCTCAACCCCAGTCACTGGAATTGAACGGAAAAAGCGATGTGTAACAGGCGTAAAGACCCCGAACGGTACCATTCCTGCCGATATCATTGTTTCTTGCGCTGGTTTCTGGGGCGTCGAGGTGGGTGCTATGGTCGACCTGCCGGTTCCCCTGCTTCCACTGGCGCACCAATACGCAAAGACGACAAAAGTTCCTGCTCTGTCTGGTCGTGAAATCAATTCACTGCCTAGCGGATTGAACGCGAGCCTGCCGATCCTACGCTACCAGGACCAGGATCTCTACTACCGTGAACACGGCGACCAGTACGGAATCGGTTATTATGGCCACCGTCCAATGCCGGTCAACGCAGCATTGTTAGGCGCAACTTCTCACCACGTCGATGAATACAATATGCCATCTCGACTCGAGTTCACTCAGCATGATTTTGATACGGCCTGGAAGCTGTCCCAAAATCTCTTGCCTGCTCTGCGTGAAACTGAAATAGCGGACGCTTTCAATGGTATATTTTCGTTTACGCCCGATGGTGGGCCTCTCGTGGGTCAAGCGCCCAATGTTGATGGCTTCTACGTTGCTGAAGCGGTATGGGTCACACACTCGGCTGGTGTGGCACGGTCCGTGGCTCAAATTCTTACAACGGGTCAATCTGAGATCGATGTCAGCGAGTGCGAGTTATCCCGCTTTGAGGAGGTCCAACTCAGTCAAGAATACGTGAGGGAAACATCACAACAGAACTTCGTTGAGATATACGATATCATACATCCTCTTCAACCGAGGAAATCCCCTCGCAATCTTCGTGTCAGCCCATTCTACGCTCAACAACGAGATTTGGgtgctttctttcttgaaGCTGCAGCATGGGAACGTCCGTACTGGTACGAAGCAAACGCAACGTTGGTCAAGCATCTCCCTTCAAACTGGCAACCAGTTGCTCGTGATTCTTGGTCAGCGCAGTACCACTCGCCTATAGCGTCAGCAGAGGCCTGGAAAACACGACATGCGGTAGCGATGTATGATATGACCTCTTTTCACCGATTCGAGGTTTCAGGACCAGAAGCTGTCCATCTGCTCCAGAGGTTAACCACAAGCGATATTACGACAAAGCCTGGCACCATCACCTATACCCTGCTTCTAAACAATAACGGTGGCATCCGCAGCGACATTTTTGTGTCGAGGCTGAATGAGAATTTGTTTTGGGTGGGTGCGAATACTGCTATTGATTTAGCCTATCTTGTCCAACAAGCTCGTTACCAAGAGCAGCGCACAAAGAGTGGGTGGGTGCGGGTCCGCGATATCACTGGTAGCACATGCTGTCTTGGGCTCTGGGGTCCTCGTGCCCGAGACGTTATTCGCGTTGTCAGCTCGGACGACCTTTCCAATAAAGCGCTCCCTTACTTCTCTATCAAGGAAGCAACAATCGCCGGTATACCTGTTACCATGATGCGCAAGTCTTATGTTGGGGAGCTGGGTTGGGAGATTCATGCCAGCACCGAGTATGGACAACGGCTGTGGGACTCTCTTTGGCAAGCAGGAAAACCTCACGGGCTCGTTGCAGCTGGTCGCGCAGCATTCAACGCATTGCGGCTTGAGAAAGGTTATCGCACCTGGGGTACCGACATGACAACCGAGCATGACCCATTTGAAGCCGGTATTGATTTTGCCATTAAGGcagacaaagaagaagactaTATTGGCAAGGCAGCACTCATTAGCCGTGCCAAGCAGACACCATCTCGAAGGCTACGATGTCTAACCATCAACGATGGCTCTTCTGCGGTCCTCGGGAAGGAGCCCGTGTATTATCAGAGCAAATCGGTTGGGTATGTTACCAGCGCTGGGTTCGGATACACCATTCGGAGGCCAGTTGCTTATGCTTGGCTACCGAGTAGAGTGGCTGAAGGTGAACCCGTTGAAATCGAATACTTTGGACGGCGAATTCAAGCAACGGTTACGGCGGAGCCGTTGTACGACCCGAAAATGAATCGTCTTTATGACGGCAGTCCAGCTATTGCGCCACAAAGCCAGTACCAGTTGAGGTCCCGTCTGTAA